A region from the Wansuia hejianensis genome encodes:
- a CDS encoding helix-turn-helix transcriptional regulator has protein sequence MKNRLEEIRKLKGIKQEELASVLGVSRQTIGSLENGRYNPSIILAFKIARYFRMSIEDIFIYEEEGV, from the coding sequence TTGAAGAACCGGTTGGAGGAGATAAGAAAATTAAAGGGTATCAAACAGGAAGAGCTGGCATCGGTGTTGGGAGTGTCCCGGCAGACGATCGGGTCGCTGGAAAATGGACGTTACAATCCCTCAATCATTCTGGCCTTTAAGATCGCCCGCTATTTCCGCATGAGCATCGAAGACATATTCATTTATGAGGAGGAAGGCGTATGA
- a CDS encoding nucleoside/nucleotide kinase family protein: MGKIFYIIGKSASGKDHIYEALLAEKDLKLAQVILYTTRPIRSGEQNGREYYFTDELKLVQLRLSGKLIEERVYDTVYGPWYYFTADEGQFRLDCQDYIGIGTLESYEKIKGYFGEDKVCPLYIETEDGIRLKRAIQREEKQPEPKYAEMCRRYLADCEDFSEEKIQAAGIRRRFLNNGELSQCLQEIKAYLLLQIGR; the protein is encoded by the coding sequence ATGGGAAAGATTTTTTATATTATAGGAAAAAGTGCATCCGGAAAAGACCACATCTATGAAGCGCTGCTGGCTGAAAAAGATCTGAAACTGGCGCAGGTCATCCTCTATACTACCAGGCCGATCCGCAGCGGAGAACAGAACGGCCGGGAATATTATTTTACTGATGAACTGAAGCTGGTCCAGCTCCGGCTGTCAGGAAAGCTGATAGAGGAACGGGTATATGACACAGTTTATGGCCCGTGGTATTATTTTACGGCAGACGAAGGCCAGTTCCGCCTGGATTGCCAGGATTATATCGGAATAGGGACACTGGAATCCTACGAGAAGATAAAAGGATACTTCGGTGAAGATAAGGTCTGCCCGCTGTATATTGAGACCGAAGACGGCATCCGCCTGAAACGCGCGATCCAGAGAGAAGAAAAACAGCCGGAGCCCAAATACGCAGAAATGTGCCGCCGGTACCTGGCGGACTGCGAGGACTTCTCAGAAGAAAAAATACAGGCTGCAGGTATCAGACGCAGGTTCCTGAATAATGGGGAATTGTCACAATGCCTGCAGGAAATAAAGGCATATCTATTGCTTCAAATTGGACGGTGA
- a CDS encoding DNA polymerase III subunit has product MMEQGELTGFDGVVGHEEIISHLQNAIRLGKVSHAYIFGGEHGSGKKLLASLFAMTLQCQEHGIEPCMKCASCKKALNKNHPDIINITHEKPNSIGIDEIRDQLINDVGIKPYESPYKIYIVNDADKLTLQAQNALLKTIEEPPAYAVVMLLADNPDALLPTITSRCVILSLKPVGDRLVKDYLMDRMHIPDYQAEVQASFAQGNVGKAQQMANSAEFTELTENALRILKHSREMEVYELVDAIKIMSAEKQNIYDYLDLFTMWFRDVLLFKATKEVDNLVFKEEINYIKERASVSSYEGLEQIIDAIHMADSRLRANVNFDLVMELLFLTIREN; this is encoded by the coding sequence ATGATGGAGCAGGGGGAATTGACAGGGTTTGACGGCGTAGTTGGACATGAGGAAATTATATCCCATCTCCAGAACGCAATCCGATTAGGCAAGGTATCCCATGCCTATATATTTGGCGGAGAACATGGATCAGGCAAGAAGCTGCTGGCTTCTCTGTTTGCTATGACGCTGCAATGCCAGGAACACGGAATCGAGCCTTGCATGAAATGTGCATCCTGTAAGAAAGCTTTGAATAAGAACCATCCCGATATCATAAACATCACCCATGAGAAGCCTAATTCTATTGGAATCGACGAGATCCGGGATCAGTTGATTAACGACGTAGGTATCAAGCCGTATGAAAGCCCTTACAAGATCTATATTGTAAATGATGCCGACAAGCTGACGCTCCAGGCTCAGAACGCTCTTTTGAAGACGATAGAAGAGCCTCCGGCCTATGCGGTCGTCATGCTTTTGGCAGACAATCCGGACGCACTGCTGCCGACGATCACTTCCAGATGTGTGATCCTCAGCCTGAAGCCGGTGGGGGACCGTCTGGTGAAGGACTACCTGATGGACAGGATGCACATTCCGGACTATCAGGCAGAGGTACAGGCCTCTTTTGCGCAGGGGAATGTCGGCAAGGCCCAGCAGATGGCCAATTCCGCTGAATTTACGGAGCTGACGGAGAATGCGCTCCGCATCCTGAAGCATTCCAGGGAGATGGAAGTCTATGAGCTTGTGGATGCGATTAAAATAATGTCGGCGGAAAAACAGAACATATATGATTATCTGGATTTGTTCACCATGTGGTTCAGGGATGTGCTGCTTTTTAAAGCGACTAAGGAAGTGGATAATCTCGTCTTCAAAGAGGAGATCAATTATATTAAGGAACGGGCGTCTGTCAGCTCCTATGAGGGGCTGGAGCAGATCATTGACGCCATTCATATGGCAGACAGCCGCCTCCGTGCCAATGTCAATTTTGACCTTGTAATGGAGCTTCTGTTCCTGACAATTAGGGAGAATTAG